The following are from one region of the Streptomyces decoyicus genome:
- a CDS encoding class I adenylate-forming enzyme family protein, with protein MTDTIAPPVAAARLVDGTAAPLGGGGRLDGPTLARRTGTTAHALRQLGLRTGDRVLVQGDNSVDYVVTLLALMQLDTSLIPLDHRLSAADAAAAGRQADARWLVTGADRATGFPGIPDRHVIHYPRLAADAPAPPPAAVDLAPWFRRPDALVLWSSGTTGRPKGIIKPGRAVLDNSLRTIQAMGYREDDVLAPLLPFSHQYGLSVILLWWLARCTLLVTPYQRLDAAVGQAAAHGATAVDAAPSTYHSLLGVVRRRPEVRAGLAGVRLWGVGGAPLPTPLAESFHTTMGRPLLDGYGLTELGNVALATPDSPHGCGRPLPGVRLRVMRPDGTAAGPGELGGIEVRSPGLMAGYLQEDGSLTPVDPDAWYPTADLGSVDAEGTVRVVGRNQAVHRLGFTLYPESLERRAEACGRPVKVLAVEDQRRGSALHFVVADPDGEAPLTWRRRLAEHLAEYEQPNAVHVVDHFPLTANGKPDTRALRAELGLELGGGPGTGAPVGG; from the coding sequence ATGACCGACACCATCGCCCCTCCGGTCGCCGCCGCCCGGCTCGTCGACGGCACCGCGGCCCCGCTCGGCGGCGGCGGCCGCCTCGACGGCCCGACACTCGCCCGCCGGACAGGAACCACCGCACACGCCTTACGACAGCTCGGCCTCCGGACCGGCGACCGGGTCCTGGTACAGGGCGACAACAGCGTCGACTATGTCGTCACGCTGCTGGCCCTGATGCAGCTGGACACCTCACTCATCCCGCTCGACCACCGGCTCTCCGCCGCCGACGCCGCCGCGGCCGGCCGTCAGGCCGACGCCCGCTGGCTGGTCACCGGCGCCGACCGCGCCACCGGCTTCCCCGGCATTCCCGACCGGCACGTCATCCACTACCCGCGGCTCGCCGCCGACGCCCCGGCGCCACCGCCCGCCGCCGTCGACCTGGCCCCCTGGTTCCGCCGCCCCGACGCCCTCGTCCTGTGGTCCTCGGGCACCACCGGGCGCCCCAAGGGCATCATCAAGCCCGGCCGGGCCGTCCTCGACAACTCGCTGCGCACCATCCAGGCCATGGGCTACCGGGAGGACGACGTCCTCGCGCCCCTGCTGCCCTTCTCGCACCAATACGGGCTCTCCGTCATCCTGCTGTGGTGGCTGGCCCGTTGCACCCTGCTGGTCACCCCCTACCAGCGGCTCGACGCGGCCGTCGGCCAGGCCGCGGCCCACGGCGCCACCGCCGTGGACGCCGCCCCGTCCACGTACCACTCGCTCCTCGGCGTGGTGCGCCGCCGCCCGGAGGTACGCGCCGGGCTCGCGGGCGTACGGCTCTGGGGCGTGGGCGGGGCACCGCTGCCCACCCCGCTGGCCGAGTCCTTCCACACGACGATGGGCCGCCCACTCCTGGACGGCTACGGTCTGACGGAACTCGGCAATGTCGCGCTGGCCACCCCCGACTCGCCGCACGGCTGCGGGCGTCCGCTGCCCGGCGTACGGCTGCGCGTCATGCGCCCCGACGGCACGGCTGCCGGCCCCGGCGAGCTCGGCGGCATCGAGGTGCGCTCCCCCGGGCTGATGGCCGGCTACCTCCAGGAGGACGGCTCGCTCACGCCGGTCGACCCGGACGCCTGGTATCCGACGGCCGACCTGGGCAGTGTCGACGCCGAGGGCACCGTGCGGGTGGTGGGCCGCAATCAGGCCGTGCACCGGCTGGGCTTCACGCTCTACCCCGAGAGCCTGGAGCGCCGTGCCGAAGCCTGTGGCCGGCCGGTGAAGGTACTGGCGGTCGAGGACCAACGCCGTGGCAGTGCACTGCACTTCGTGGTCGCCGACCCCGATGGCGAGGCCCCGCTCACCTGGCGCCGACGGCTCGCCGAGCACCTTGCGGAGTATGAACAGCCCAATGCGGTCCATGTCGTCGACCACTTCCCGCTCACTGCCAACGGAAAGCCCGACACGCGTGCGCTGCGTGCGGAGCTCGGGCTGGAGCTGGGAGGGGGTCCGGGGACCGGTGCCCCGGTCGGGGGCTGA
- the fabI gene encoding enoyl-ACP reductase FabI: protein MSGLLDGKQLVITGVITESSIAYAVARLAQQEGAKIVLTAYGRPTLVARLARRLPEEPPVVELDVTDEEQLTTLADRVGEHLDGVDGILHSVANAPANCLDGGFLTAPWRDVSAALHTSTYSLVALTMACRPLLRPGSSVVGVDFDASRAWPGYDWMGVAKAGLEACSRYLARDLGGQGIRANLVAAGPLRTLAARGIGGDGPSFEKSWAARAPLGWDPQDAEPVARTCVALLSDWLPATTGEIVHADGGHHMIGD, encoded by the coding sequence ATGAGCGGTCTGCTCGACGGAAAGCAGCTGGTCATCACCGGCGTGATCACCGAAAGCTCGATCGCCTACGCGGTGGCGCGGCTCGCCCAGCAGGAGGGCGCCAAGATCGTCCTCACCGCCTACGGACGGCCGACTCTGGTCGCCCGGCTCGCCCGGCGGCTGCCGGAGGAGCCCCCCGTCGTGGAGCTGGACGTCACGGACGAAGAGCAGCTCACCACCCTCGCCGACCGCGTCGGCGAGCACCTCGACGGCGTCGACGGCATCCTGCACTCCGTCGCCAACGCCCCCGCCAACTGCCTGGACGGCGGCTTCCTGACCGCCCCGTGGCGCGATGTGTCCGCCGCCCTGCACACCTCGACGTACTCCCTGGTGGCGCTGACCATGGCCTGCCGCCCGCTGCTCCGCCCCGGATCCTCCGTCGTCGGCGTCGACTTCGACGCCTCCCGCGCCTGGCCCGGCTACGACTGGATGGGCGTCGCCAAAGCGGGACTCGAGGCCTGCTCGCGCTATCTGGCGCGTGACCTCGGCGGTCAGGGCATACGGGCCAACCTCGTCGCGGCAGGCCCCCTGCGCACCCTGGCCGCGCGCGGCATCGGCGGCGACGGCCCGTCCTTCGAGAAGAGCTGGGCGGCCCGCGCCCCTCTCGGCTGGGACCCGCAGGACGCCGAGCCGGTCGCCCGTACGTGTGTGGCGCTGCTGTCGGACTGGCTGCCCGCCACCACCGGCGAGATCGTGCACGCGGACGGCGGCCACCACATGATCGGCGACTGA
- a CDS encoding MaoC family dehydratase, producing the protein MTERAAAPTTLCCGPYAIERKRIAAFAAALGDPHPAYTDPAAARALGHPDIIAPPTYLATLAADAEDQLLNARPDFTATEGTVHRAQSLRHARPAHAGDTLHATVRLVAATTLAGRPLLTLDCEFRDADGAWVATTTSSLLCPATAPRPARRPRDTTGSEHP; encoded by the coding sequence ATGACGGAGCGAGCGGCGGCGCCCACCACCCTGTGCTGCGGCCCGTACGCCATCGAGCGGAAGCGGATCGCCGCGTTCGCCGCCGCGCTCGGCGACCCCCACCCCGCGTACACGGACCCGGCGGCCGCCCGCGCCCTCGGCCACCCGGACATCATCGCCCCACCCACCTACCTGGCCACCCTCGCCGCCGACGCCGAGGACCAACTGCTGAACGCCCGGCCGGACTTCACGGCCACCGAGGGCACCGTGCACCGCGCGCAGTCGCTGCGCCACGCCCGCCCCGCACACGCCGGCGACACCCTGCACGCCACCGTCCGCCTCGTCGCGGCCACCACCCTCGCCGGCCGCCCCCTCCTCACGCTCGACTGCGAGTTCCGGGACGCGGACGGCGCCTGGGTGGCCACCACCACGTCCTCGCTGCTGTGCCCGGCCACCGCACCGCGGCCCGCCCGGCGCCCTCGCGACACCACGGGATCGGAGCACCCATGA
- a CDS encoding acyl carrier protein encodes MTVPTREEIVAELAEILHEVAGVVPATVTEEKSLVEELDVDSLAMAEVVVVAEERFGIALPEEEMKDMRTVLDIVIRVEKQLAS; translated from the coding sequence ATGACCGTCCCCACCCGCGAAGAGATCGTTGCTGAACTCGCCGAGATCCTGCACGAGGTGGCCGGCGTGGTGCCGGCGACGGTGACCGAGGAGAAGTCCCTGGTCGAGGAGTTGGATGTGGACTCGCTCGCGATGGCCGAGGTCGTCGTCGTGGCGGAGGAGCGCTTCGGGATCGCGCTGCCCGAAGAGGAGATGAAGGACATGCGCACGGTTTTGGACATAGTGATCCGGGTGGAGAAGCAGCTGGCGTCCTGA
- a CDS encoding 4'-phosphopantetheinyl transferase family protein: MTRDGFGRPVFAEPPAATGWPPGARLCLDAAADAGRQFLALARDLPVALSVHTVPRGPVGELLLPFTPLERGYVQEAPLGRRAQRLAQLWTRKEAALRLTGRGELAAADAIDALSGAREGKIVIPGSAAHPGRTAYVRDLPAGPQSVACAATSDPAPGARFWRAPEAGAYGGPAVEADSAEATDTATA; this comes from the coding sequence GTGACCCGGGACGGCTTCGGACGACCGGTGTTCGCCGAACCGCCCGCCGCCACCGGCTGGCCTCCCGGCGCCCGCCTTTGCCTGGACGCCGCCGCCGACGCGGGCCGGCAGTTCCTGGCCCTGGCCCGGGACCTCCCCGTGGCCCTGTCCGTGCACACCGTTCCGCGCGGACCGGTCGGCGAACTGCTGCTTCCCTTCACGCCGTTGGAGCGCGGCTACGTCCAGGAGGCCCCCCTGGGCCGGCGGGCGCAGCGGCTGGCCCAGCTGTGGACCCGTAAGGAAGCGGCCCTGCGGCTGACCGGACGGGGCGAGCTGGCCGCCGCCGACGCGATCGATGCGCTGAGCGGCGCGCGGGAGGGCAAGATCGTGATTCCCGGCTCCGCGGCCCATCCCGGCCGCACCGCCTACGTCCGGGATCTGCCCGCCGGCCCGCAGAGCGTGGCCTGTGCGGCCACCTCCGACCCGGCACCCGGCGCCAGATTCTGGCGGGCGCCGGAGGCCGGTGCGTACGGCGGCCCGGCGGTCGAGGCGGACAGCGCCGAGGCCACGGACACCGCTACGGCATGA
- a CDS encoding DUF6344 domain-containing protein, with amino-acid sequence MAATKVMKFWAVCLAMLGKLLASLGVSAAASAARRDAALYERTLGNGKAGTDAPGTEAPEAVHCAVPDPGPGTPAVPAPRAVPLFGQPDPARRMFARPELPPTIKQRISAEAHGTSPGLRSRTRTRTEPLVADELTDSAGAAPDRGAEADARTAAVPAARRHASTARVL; translated from the coding sequence ATGGCTGCGACCAAGGTCATGAAGTTCTGGGCGGTGTGCCTTGCCATGCTGGGCAAGCTGCTGGCATCACTGGGTGTCTCCGCTGCGGCGTCGGCCGCGCGCCGGGACGCCGCACTGTACGAGCGGACCCTGGGCAACGGGAAGGCGGGCACCGACGCCCCGGGTACCGAGGCCCCGGAGGCGGTGCACTGCGCCGTGCCGGATCCCGGGCCAGGGACTCCTGCCGTGCCCGCGCCGCGCGCCGTACCGCTGTTCGGCCAACCCGACCCCGCCCGGCGGATGTTCGCCCGGCCCGAGCTGCCGCCGACGATCAAGCAGCGCATCAGCGCCGAGGCCCATGGCACCTCGCCCGGCCTGCGCAGCCGCACTCGCACCCGCACCGAGCCGCTGGTGGCCGATGAGCTCACCGACTCGGCCGGGGCCGCGCCGGACCGCGGTGCCGAGGCGGATGCACGCACAGCGGCCGTCCCGGCGGCCCGCCGTCATGCGTCCACCGCTCGCGTCCTCTGA